A region of Salinibacter sp. 10B DNA encodes the following proteins:
- a CDS encoding ATP-binding protein encodes MEAPDTLPPGTQTRPQTESEQRRLRTLEQYDVLDAPPTEAFDRITRLATRLFDVPVALINFIDQEEQWCLSTCGLDLTRTSLEASFCVHTIDQKGVMVVEDAKKDERFADNPLVTGKPHVRFYAGAPLTAPNGYRLGALCLLDDEPRTFTTEDQKTLADLAGVVMDEINLRHYASDLDASRQEHQETSEQRRRILESITDAFFAVDEDWTFTYVNNQAETFLERSREEMVGKNMWDAFPEAVGSTFQKRYERAIEEQTTVEFVDYYPPLNRWFEVKAFPFEGGLSVYFDDVTDRMAARESLRRERDLTEAVMDTSVAAIVIVDASGEISFANDPALDILGVEKDTLSGQLHNEIGTLKTLDGTTIPPEEWPFQNILDEGMPLTEKRYIFEWADGTQRYISVNGAPLRDDQGAVRQVVFSIDDITEQVQYERELRAAKEEAEQANQLKSAFLANISHDVQTPLSSIMNHADLLRREVGDEHQDRIDLIKRSSDRLLDTLESVLDLSKLEAGAVEPTPESMNLADELLGTAEMFQPQADGKGLTLETDVEEPLTAEIDPTMLHRITDNLLSNALKFTEPGGTATLRAWGTPDQVVIEVEDTGVGIEESFLPNLFEAFARGADQKTTEGSGLGLAITKHLTEVMGGTIDVKSERGVGTTFTVHLPR; translated from the coding sequence ATGGAGGCCCCAGACACTCTTCCCCCCGGCACCCAAACGCGTCCCCAAACGGAAAGTGAGCAGCGGCGGCTCCGTACGCTCGAGCAGTACGACGTGCTTGACGCCCCGCCCACCGAGGCCTTCGATCGCATCACGCGGCTGGCCACGCGCTTGTTCGACGTGCCCGTGGCCCTCATAAACTTCATTGATCAGGAAGAGCAGTGGTGTCTTTCCACCTGTGGGCTGGACCTGACTCGCACGTCGCTCGAAGCCTCCTTCTGCGTGCACACCATTGACCAGAAAGGCGTCATGGTCGTCGAGGACGCAAAGAAGGACGAACGCTTCGCTGATAATCCGCTGGTGACGGGAAAGCCGCACGTGCGATTCTACGCGGGGGCGCCTCTTACAGCCCCTAACGGATATCGTCTCGGCGCGCTCTGCCTCCTGGACGATGAGCCCCGCACGTTTACGACGGAGGATCAGAAGACGCTGGCTGATCTGGCGGGCGTGGTGATGGACGAGATCAATCTACGCCATTATGCCTCCGATCTCGATGCCTCCCGGCAAGAGCACCAAGAGACCAGCGAGCAACGACGGCGCATTTTGGAAAGCATTACGGATGCCTTTTTTGCCGTTGATGAGGACTGGACGTTCACGTACGTGAACAACCAGGCGGAGACTTTTCTGGAGCGCTCCCGCGAAGAGATGGTGGGGAAAAACATGTGGGATGCCTTTCCGGAAGCGGTGGGGTCCACCTTTCAGAAACGATACGAACGGGCAATTGAGGAGCAGACGACCGTCGAGTTTGTCGACTACTATCCGCCGCTCAACCGGTGGTTTGAGGTTAAAGCCTTTCCCTTCGAAGGCGGGCTCTCCGTATACTTCGACGATGTAACCGATCGCATGGCGGCGCGGGAGAGCCTACGCCGAGAGCGGGACCTGACCGAGGCGGTGATGGATACCAGCGTGGCGGCCATCGTGATTGTGGACGCGTCGGGGGAGATCTCTTTCGCGAATGATCCGGCCCTCGATATTCTTGGTGTGGAGAAGGATACCCTTTCTGGGCAGCTCCACAATGAGATCGGCACGCTCAAAACGCTTGACGGGACGACGATTCCCCCGGAGGAGTGGCCCTTTCAAAATATTTTGGATGAGGGGATGCCCCTCACGGAGAAACGCTACATCTTTGAGTGGGCCGACGGCACGCAGCGCTACATCTCCGTCAATGGGGCACCGCTGCGCGACGATCAAGGGGCGGTGCGGCAGGTTGTGTTTTCGATCGACGACATTACGGAGCAGGTGCAGTACGAGCGGGAGCTGCGTGCGGCGAAGGAGGAGGCCGAGCAGGCCAACCAGCTCAAGTCGGCCTTTCTTGCAAACATAAGCCACGACGTGCAGACGCCGCTCTCTTCCATCATGAACCACGCCGATCTGCTGCGGCGGGAGGTCGGGGACGAGCATCAGGATCGCATTGATCTCATTAAGCGAAGTAGCGACCGATTGCTCGACACTCTGGAGTCGGTTCTCGACCTGTCGAAGCTGGAGGCGGGGGCCGTAGAGCCGACCCCGGAATCGATGAACCTGGCGGATGAGCTGCTGGGGACGGCCGAGATGTTTCAGCCGCAGGCTGACGGAAAGGGCCTTACCCTCGAAACGGACGTCGAAGAGCCGCTCACGGCTGAGATCGATCCCACGATGCTTCACCGCATCACGGACAATCTCCTGAGCAATGCACTCAAGTTTACCGAGCCCGGCGGCACCGCGACGCTGCGAGCATGGGGCACGCCCGACCAGGTCGTGATTGAGGTGGAGGACACCGGCGTGGGCATTGAGGAATCCTTTCTGCCGAATCTGTTCGAGGCCTTTGCTCGGGGCGCGGATCAGAAAACGACGGAGGGAAGTGGGCTTGGGCTTGCCATTACCAAGCACTTGACGGAGGTAATGGGGGGCACGATCGACGTGAAGAGCGAGAGAGGCGTGGGGACGACCTTTACGGTCCACCTGCCACGCTGA
- a CDS encoding nicotinate phosphoribosyltransferase, with amino-acid sequence MAFDDHFRSETAALYTDLYQLTMLQAYWREGMEETAVFDLFVRRLKDRNYLLACGLEQALEYLEEISFSEEALAYLDAQEQFSDDFLAWLEDFEFTGDVYAVPEGTPVFPDEPIVEVVAPIGEAQLAETFLLNQITFQTTIASKAARVVEAARAGGTDRLVADFGMRRMHGTDASMKAARAAYIAGVDATSNVAAGQAYDLPITGTMAHSYVEAHDTEREAFREFSDLYPETILLVDTYDTLRGVQKVIDLADERGEDFQVRGIRLDSGDLAELAQEARRMLDAAGLNDMLIFASSGLDEYKIRDLIDRDAPIDGVGVGTKMGTSADQPALDSAYKLCGYAGQPRMKLSSEKSNLPGRKQVIRQYENGTAVRDVIATEEADRHAGAPLLERVMADGRRTDAGTSRALDAHREHAAARVAELPDRLRALAPSAEGYDVVLSDAMEARLNETRTALRDEMAVGSG; translated from the coding sequence ATGGCATTCGACGATCACTTCCGCTCGGAGACCGCGGCCCTTTATACCGATCTGTACCAGCTCACCATGCTTCAGGCCTACTGGCGAGAGGGCATGGAGGAGACGGCCGTGTTTGATCTCTTCGTCCGCCGCCTGAAGGATCGCAACTACCTCTTGGCCTGTGGCCTCGAACAGGCACTGGAGTACCTCGAAGAGATTTCGTTTTCGGAGGAGGCTCTGGCCTACCTCGACGCGCAGGAGCAGTTTTCCGACGACTTTTTGGCGTGGCTGGAGGACTTTGAGTTTACCGGCGACGTGTATGCCGTGCCGGAAGGAACGCCCGTCTTTCCGGACGAGCCGATTGTGGAGGTCGTGGCCCCGATTGGGGAGGCGCAGCTGGCCGAGACGTTTCTGTTGAATCAGATCACGTTCCAGACGACGATCGCTTCGAAGGCGGCCCGGGTGGTCGAGGCTGCACGGGCCGGAGGGACCGATCGGCTGGTCGCCGACTTTGGCATGCGTCGGATGCATGGCACGGACGCGTCAATGAAGGCGGCCCGTGCCGCGTACATCGCCGGGGTGGATGCCACCTCCAACGTTGCCGCCGGACAGGCCTACGATCTTCCCATCACGGGCACCATGGCCCACAGCTACGTGGAGGCCCACGACACTGAGCGAGAGGCCTTCCGCGAGTTTTCGGATCTGTATCCGGAGACGATCCTCCTTGTGGACACCTACGACACCCTCCGCGGCGTGCAGAAGGTGATTGATTTGGCCGACGAACGAGGCGAGGACTTTCAGGTACGCGGCATCCGGCTCGACTCCGGAGACCTCGCGGAATTGGCCCAGGAGGCCCGTCGGATGCTCGACGCGGCGGGACTGAACGACATGCTCATCTTTGCCAGCAGCGGCCTCGATGAGTATAAGATCCGAGACCTGATTGATCGGGATGCGCCCATCGACGGGGTCGGCGTGGGGACGAAGATGGGGACGTCTGCCGATCAACCGGCCCTCGACAGCGCCTACAAGCTGTGCGGCTACGCGGGCCAGCCGCGGATGAAGCTTTCCTCCGAAAAGTCGAACCTGCCCGGTCGGAAGCAAGTCATTCGGCAGTACGAAAATGGAACGGCTGTGCGCGACGTGATTGCGACGGAGGAGGCCGATCGCCACGCAGGCGCGCCGCTCCTGGAGCGTGTGATGGCCGACGGGCGTAGAACAGATGCCGGCACATCCCGTGCCCTCGATGCACATCGGGAGCATGCCGCCGCTCGTGTTGCGGAGCTGCCGGACCGGCTCCGGGCGCTGGCGCCCAGTGCCGAGGGCTACGACGTTGTGCTCAGTGACGCAATGGAGGCGCGGCTCAATGAGACTCGCACGGCCCTTCGCGACGAGATGGCGGTGGGGTCAGGGTAA